The window ACGTAGCTTTCGCCACGCTTCACCTTATCCATGCTTAGATCACCCGGTTTCGGGTCGTGCCCGTTTGACTCCCCGCGCTTGAACACGGCGGCCCTAGTGCAAAGCACTGCGGCCATGTCGGTTTCCCTACGCCTTCCCCGATAAACGGGTTAGACTCGCCAAACAAGCACACTCCCTGGTTCGTTTTTCAAAACGTACGATGAGACACCGGCTTCCCTTGGGTCCTACTGGAGGTTCGCACCTCGGTCGTTTTCCAAGGGACCTTTTGTGCCCCATCGCTCTATCGCCACCTGATTTCAAGCCCTATTGCACCTCCCTTCTCGGGGTGCTTTTCAGCGTTCGCTCACGCTACTTGTTCACTATCGGTCTCAGGACGTATTTAGTCTTAGCAGACGATGTCTGCCATATTCACGAGGAATTTCCAATCCCCGATACTCTGGAGCTGACGCACGACTTACTAGTTCCTGATACGGGGTTGTCACCCTGTATCACGCTCCGTTCCAGAAGACTTCTCAGAAACGTTCGGTCGATGAGTGTCAGTCCGAACACCACATTGCCCATAAGGCTTCGGTTTGGACTGGGTCGCGTTCACTCGCGGTTACTAACGACATCGCATTCGCTTTCTTTTCCTGCCCCTACTAAGATGTTTCAATCCGGGGCGTTCCCCATTGCGCAAAGCAATTGCTATGAGGATTCCTATTAGGAGATCCCAAGTTCTTCGCCTCCGTGCGGCTCCCTTGGGCTTATCGCAGCTTGGCACGTCCTTCGTCGGCGCCTGAGCCGAGCTATCCACCAGGTGGCACAGTAGCCACGATGATCGCTCAATCAACCCGATGAAACGGGTCCAGTGAGCGCCTGGATCGCACGTACACACGGTCTCATACACAAGCCAGTCGACTGCTGGCTGTGTCCACCCTTCCCACTCACGCTTGCGCGGAGTGGTGCATCGGTTCTTCGTACCCAAACGAACCACCGTTTCCCACTTAAGGGACACGGTTCGAAGTCGGGTACGTGAGATGGACCCACTGGGATTCGAACCCAGGGCATCCTCCTTGCAAAGGAGGCACTCTACCACTGAGCTATGGGCCCGGCCATTAGCCCTGACAGTTCAAAGGTGCTCGGTCGGCCACGGTCGACGAACGACGATAGACACGCCAAAGGTGGGTTGGGGCTACGCCCCAATCCCGATCGTTAGGAGGTGATCCAGCCGCAGATTCCCCTACGGCTACCTTGTTACGACTTAAGCCCCCTTGCGGAGCCCAGATTCGACCTGGGAACCAGGCCTCATCCGGACCCCACTCGGGTGCTTTGACGGGCGGTGTGTGCAAGGAGCAGGGACGTATTCACCGCGCGCTTGTGACACGCGATTACTACCGAATCCAGCTTCATGTGGGCGAATTTCAGCCCACAATCCGAACTACGACCAGGTTTAGGAGATTAGCTCCACCTCTCGGTGTCGCATCCCATTGTCCTGGCCATTGTAGCCCGCGTGTAGCCCAGCTCATTCGGGGCATACTGACCTACCGTTGCCCGTTCCTTCCTCCGTCTTGGCGACGGCAGTCCCCCTAGTGTACCCAGCCATCGCGAGATGCTGCTGGCAACTAGAGGTGCGGGTCTCGCTCGTTGCCTGACTTAACAGGACGCCTCACGGTACGAGCTGACGGCGGCCATGCACCTCCTCTCAGCAGCTCGAATAAGGTCATCAACCTGATCGTCATTACTGCTGTCGGAGCTGGTGAGATGTCCGGCGTTGAGTCCAATTAAACCGCAGGCTCCTCCGGTTGTAGTGCTCCCCCGCCAATTCCTTTAAGTTTCATCCTTGCAGACGTACTTCCCAGGCGGCTCGCTTCACGGCTTCCCTACGGCACAGCACAGGCTCGTAGCCTGTGCCACACCTAGCGAGCATCGTTTACGGCTAGGACTACCCGGGTATCTAATCCGGTTCGAGACCCTAGCTTTCGTCCCTCACTGTCGGATCCGTCCTTCTGAGGTGCTTTCGCCATCGGTGGTCCGTCCAGGATTACGGGATTTCACTCCTACCCCAGACGTACCCCTCAGATCTTCCGGTCCCAAGCCGCACAGTTTTCGCCGGACGCCCACACGTTAAGCGCGTGGATTTCCCGACGAACTTGCGCGGCCAGCTACGGACGCTTTAGGCCCAATAATATCGGCCATCACTTGGGCTGCCGGTGTTACCGCGGCGGCTGGCACCGGTCTTGCCCAGCCCTTGTTCCTGAACCACCTTACGGTTCAGAAAAGCGAGGGCTCTATGCCCTCGCACTCGGTGTCCCCCTATCGCACTGTCGTGCAGTGTAAAGGTTTCGCGCCTGCTGCGCCCCGTAGGGCCCGGACTCGTGTCTCAGAGTCCGTCTCCGGGCTCTCACTCTCATGACCCGTACCGATTATCGGCACGGTGGGCCGTTACCCCACCGTCTACCTAATCGGCCGCAGCCACATCCTATGGCGCCGGAGCGTTTCACACATCCGCCAGTTCCAGGCTGGATGTACTATCCAGGATTAGCCTCAGTTTCCCGAGGTTATCCTAGTCCATAGGGCAGTTTGGCCACGTGTTACTGAGCAGTTTGCTACGTTAAACGTGCAACTCGCATGGCTAAATCGGACACCGATAGCAATGGCCTCCGGCAGGATCAACCGGAATGTGTTCCCCGAACCTGATTCCCGGCTCGGGGAGGGTTGGCGGGAACACACCCAAAGGGTGTGTTACCAATCAATTGTCTATCGGCGTTCGGCGACGCTCGGACCGACCGAGTGTCACCGAACTGCCAGGGCTAACATCAGATCCCATCTATACGGCGGACCGCAGGGGTGGAATCCTCATTTCCTTCGGACCTAATTGTCTTCCGCGATGGGTCATAAACCCACCGGATTTCAATTGGCCCGTGAGTGAGTTCGGGTTCGAACCGAACTCAACCACGTCGTGTCTTTTCCAACCACCCTCATACACATAAGGGCGTCGGAACGGAAGCCAATCCGGGGCGACCCCGGACCGGCCTTCACACTTCAACTCGAATGCCCTGTTACACTTAAGGGCATCGGAGTTAGGTCGTCGCCGGAATGCGATTCCGCGCCGACCTTCGTATTTCAATCCAAGTGCCCTATTACACTTAAGGGCGTCGGATTGAATCCGACCCGACTCGTTTCCGAGTCGAGCTTCGTGCTCCGTTCCGAACGCCCCTCGCAGATGCGGGCGATCGGAAACGAGACGACCCAGAGGGCCATCCCGTCCGGGGCATCGCGCCCCGCGTTGATTGCATTCGTTCAGATGGGAGTGTTACCCTTAAGCCCGTCGAAGTGAACCGCCTGCGTCACGCGATTTCACGCCGTTCGGACCGTGTGAGTACGAAACGCGGGTTGCTGTACCGTGCTTGGTAGATGGAGTCTAGCGCGATAGCGCGCGGGTGTCATTAAAACGATAGGAAAACCTATCAGAATCCGTATAGAAATGTCGCGCGGCTGGAAAACGACTCCTCATCCGTGCGCGCGTACGCGATGTCGGAGTCGGGTGAGGGCCGCGCAGGTACGACTAGCTACCGGGTACTCAAAGCCGTTCGGAAAAACGAAGCAGTGTTGGGCCGCAGCGTGGACGGCCTCAGATTTCGTCGAGATGTTCGATACCTTTCTTGGAGACGTTCGCCTCCGTGATGGTATCCTGCTCTTCGAGCCACTCGGGGGCATCCTCGGGGGCGTCTTCCTCCCACGACCACCCGTCATAGATGTGGACCTTCTTCGTGCCCTTCTCACGGAGCCGCAGTTCTTTGTGTTCGGCGTGCTGTTCGGTGTCGGCGGGCTCGAGTCGGCGCGCTGCTTTCAGCGCTGCCTGCCGCGGAGTCCGTCCCGAAAAGACGCTCGTTTCGTTGCCGGTCTGGTCGCGGAGCGCGAAGTTCCGCGTGTCATCGTCGTCACGTGCCATGGTTTGTACTCCTCCGTGTGACGTCTGCACACACTCTGATATAAATATATCCCCCGTTCCGGCGGTTTCGGCCGTTTCTTTTATAAGTGAAGAGAGCGCCGTCGGCGAAAAACCGGGGGCGAACCCGCCTTCTGGCGCCCGATATCCCCCGTTTGGCGCCTCGCGCGCACCCGAATCCCCCGACCCGCGCACGGTACACTTATGTATCTCGTGTGGCGAACGACCCAACACAACGCGATGGTGCGAAAGAAGAAGCTCAGCCCGAGTGGCGCCAAGGACGAGGACGGCGAGTACCACAACGTGCACGTCAACCTCCACGAGGACGAACTCGCCGTCGCCGGCATGGAGATCGGCGACGAAGTGTTCGTCCGCGTTCGCGACGGGAAGATCATCATCCAGAAAGCCGACCCGGAGGACGTCGAACACGAGTTCTGAACACGACCGCGGCGCTTAAGCGCGTTCGCCAGCCCCCTACGGTATGAGCCTCTACGACCTCGCGAAGCCGCTTTTGTTCCAACTCGACGCCGAAACCGCCCACCGGACGGTCCACGAACTCCTCGGTGCCGTTCAGGAAACGCCCCTCGAACGCATCCTCGCGGACTACTACACCGTCGTCGACGCCCGCCTCCGCGTGGAGGCTTTCGGCCAGACCTTCCCGAACCCCGTCGGCGTCGCCGCAGGCTTCGACAAGAACGCCGAGATTCCCAACGCCCTCGCAGCGCTCGGCTTCGGCCACGTCGAAATCGGCGGCGTCACTGCGGAACCGCAGGCCGGCAATCCCCGCCCGCGGATGTTCCGCCTCCCCGAGAACCGCGCGCTCATCAACCGGATGGGCTTCAACAACGACGGCGCCGACGTCATCGGCGAACGCCTCGCGGACACCGACTGCAAGGTCCCCCTCGGCGTCAACATCGGCAAGTCGAAATCCGCCCCCAACGACGAGGCCGAGGACGACTATCTCTATACGTTCGAACGCGTGCGCGAGGGCGGCGATTACTTCGTCGTCAACGTCTCCTCGCCGAACACCCCCGGCCTCCGGGAACTCCAGCAGCGGGACCGCCTCGAATCCATCCTCGAAACGCTGCAGGACGCCGGTGCCTCGCCCCTCCTCGTCAAACTCTCGCCGAACCTCACCGACACGGCCATCGAGGACGCCCTCGACGTGGTCGACGAACTGGACCTCGACGGCGTCATCGCCACGAATACCTCCACCGACCGCCCGGCGAACCTTCACGGCGAGGCCGCCGACGAAGAGGGTGGCCTCTCGGGCAAGCCCATCGAGCAGGAAGCCACCGACATGGTCCGTTTCGTCGCCGAACGAACCGACAAACCCGTCGTCGGTGTCGGCGGCATCTCCGACGCGGAAGGCGCCTACGAGAAGATTCGCAACGGCGCCAGCGTCGTCCAACTCTACACGGGCCTCGTCTACGAGGGACCGTCGCTGGCCCGCGACATCAACGAGGGGCTGCTGGAGTTGCTCGAACGCGACGGCTTCGACTCCATCGAGGACGCCATCGGCGCGGACCTGTAGAACGGTCGTTCGAGTCGAAACGAAGGGCGAACGGCGGTATAAACGAACCGGCGATAGGAAAGCGGAAGTAAACGGTTGTCGACGGCGCTGTGGGACGAGTCGTCTTCTAACGGCGCTTTACTTCGTGTCGACCGAAGCCGTACCGGAGCCGGTTGGCCAGTCGACGGGAAAACTTGCCGTCCTCGACGCGGGAGTCGAACCGTTCACCCAGCGCCTCGTAGATGAGCGGCACCGAGACCTCCTGTTCGAGGGCTTCCTGAACGGTCCAGGTGCCCGTCGACCCGCCGGCGATGTGGTCGTCGACGTCCCCGAGGTCGTTGCCCTCCTCGCGGAAGGCCTCCTCGCAGAGTTCGAGCAGCCACGACCGGATGACGGCGCCGTTGTTCCACGTGCGCGCGATGGATTCCATATCGAGGTCGTAACGGCCCTCGCTGAGTAGTTCGAAGCCCTCGCCGTAGGCCTGCATCAGCGCGTACTCGACGCCGTTGTGGACCATCTTCACGTAGTGACCCGACCCGGAGGCACCCATGTGGTCGTGGCCCTGCGGCCCGGTCGCGACGGCATCGAAGACCGGCACCATCGCCTCGTAGGCCCATTCGGGGCCGCCAATCATCAGCGAGAAGCCGAGTTCGGCGCCGGCAGGGCCGCCCGAGGTCCCACAGTCGAGGTAGGCCGCATCGAGGGCTTCGGCCCGCTCGACCGACCGCTCGAAGTGGGAGTTACCGCCGTCGACGACGACGTCCTCGGCGTCGAGCAGCGGGTCGAGGTCGTCCAGCGTCGCGTCGACGGCGTCGCCGGCCGGCACCATCAGCCAGATGCGCTTTTCCTCGGGCAGTCGTTCGACGAGGTCCTCGATGGAGTCAGCAGGGGTCGCGCCCGCTTCCGCCGCGTCCGCGACGGCCTCCTCGTCGAGGTCGAAGGCGACGACGTCGTGGCCGTGTTCGAGCACGCGGTCGACGACGATACGCCCCATACGGCCGAGTCCGATAACGCCGAGTTGCATGGTCGGACATCTCGGCCCCGGCAAGTGAGGGTTGTGATTCGCCCGGCACCCGTATCGATACATAAAGGCCCGGCTAGAGGCGCCGATAACCCTTTGCAAGTCGTTCCGGAATCTCGGGTCAAGGATGCGTGGCCAGTTCACACGGCGAGCACTCCTCCGGCTTGCCGCCACGACGGGAGCGGTTTCCGTCGCCGCAGGCGCCCCTTCCGCAGCGACCGCTGGCCCGGTCGACATCGCCGACGAGTGGCTCGAACGGGAGTTCCGCAACTACACGAAGACACAGGAAGCCCCCGCCGAGCAGGCTTCCGACCCCGAGTTCATGCGCCGCTGGCAGCGCCGGAGTTCCGCCAACGGAGCCGACTATGCCGAACGCGTCGCCGACGAACCCGGCTGGCGAAGCCACGCCAACCTCTGTGCGACGTGGGGCGAACAATGCACCGGCGACCCCGACCTCTACCGGGACATCGACGCGCGTGGCTTCTACGGCACCGTCGGCGAGCGCCGGCGCGTCGCCTTCTACGACCGTGAGGGCGCGCGCCTCTCCGGTCACCTCTGGACGCCGACCGAGACGCGTGATTCCGGCCGGGGGCTCCCCGGCGTCGTCATCACCAACGGCTCCGTCGAGGCGCCGGAACCCCTCTACTGGTGGGCCGCACAGGCGCTGGTCGAGGCCGGCTACATCGTCCTCACCTACGACCCGCGCGGACAGGGCCGCTCGGATAGCGTCACGCCCGACGGCGACCCCGGCGGCAACGCCGACGGCGAGGTGTTCGTCACGAACCAGATCGACGCCATCGACTTCTTCCGGTCGACGCCCGCCGACCCCTACGAGCCGAACGCCGCCTTCGACCGGGGCGACGACGCCCCCGTCGAACCGCACAACCCGGTTTTCGAGGCGCTGGACCGCGACCGACTCGGCATCGCCGGCCACTCGGCGGGCGCCATCGGCGCCAGTATCGTTCAGGGCCTCCAGCCGTGGCCGACCGGCGGCGACAACCCCGTCGATGCCGTCGTCGCGTGGGACAACCTCGGCGACGCCGACGACGTGACCGGCGAGGACGCGAGGGGCGAGCTCTACGACGGCGGCCAGTTCCTCGAGACGGTCCCCGAGGGCGGCGTCGAACCTCGCGTGCCCGCGATGGGCCAGTCCGGCGACTACTTCCTGACACCCACCCCGCACGCGCGCCCGCCCGACCCCGACGGCAAGGCCGGCGGTTTCGGGACGTGGCGCGAGGCCGACGTGCCCATCTACCAACTCGTGGTCCGCGGCGGCACCCACTACGAGTGGTCGCGGCTGCCCACATTCCCGACGACCTCCTGGGAGTTCGGCAACGCGCTGGCGGAACACTACACCGTCGCGTGGTTCGACCGCTGGCTCAAGCGGCCCGAGGAGGACGGCTACCACACCGCCGACGGCCGACTGTTGGCGGACGACGAATGGGGAAACCACCTGAGTTTCCACTACCGCTCGAAGCGAGCCTTCCCGGGACGGGACGGGCGGTTCTACGACTGTGCGGACATCCGGGCGGGCTGTGAGACGGTGCCGACGACCCGCCAGCGGTGAGGTCGGCGGTGGATTTGGCGCGAACGCCCCGTAAGCGAACTTTTATACCGGCAACAGCCAACTCAACAGGTATGCGCGCGACTCAGTCGGTAGTACGTGGGCTGTAACCGCGCCTCCCTTTTAGGCGCACGAGCGAATCGCCTACCGACTGGTATACGCGACACCAAACTATGAGCGAGGTTCCAGACGACTACGACCCCGACGAAGCCGAACAGAAGTGGCAAAACCAGTGGCAGGAGGCCGACGTCTACAGCTACGACGACGACCCCGAACGCCCCGATTACATCATCGACACGCCGCCGCCGTACCCGACCGGGAACCTGCATATCGGGAACGCGCTCGGCTGGTGTTACATGGACTTCGCGGCCCGGTATCACCGTCTACAGGGCGACGACGTGCTCTTCCCGCAGGGCTGGGACTGTCACGGCCTCCCGACCGAAGTGAAAGTCGAGGAGAACCGCGACATCCACCGGACCGACGTCTCCCGCGAGCAGTTCCGCGAGTGGTGTATCGAGCACACCCACGACCAGATCGACGCGATGAAGGAGACGATGCACACGCTGGGCTTCTCCCAGGACTGGGACCACGAATACCGGACGATGGACCCCGAATACTGGGGCGAGACCCAGCGCTCCTTCCTGGAGATGGCCGAGGACGGCTACGTCTACCAGGACGAACACCCCGTCAACTGGTGCCCCCGCTGTGAGACCGCCATCGCCGACGCCGAGGTCGAAAACGAGGACCGCGAGGGAACCCTCTACTACGTCACCTTCGACGGCGTCGACAACGACGACATCGAAATCGCGACTACCCGCCCGGAACTGCTCTCGGCTTGTGTCGCGATGGCCGTCGACCCCGACGACGACCGCTACGCCGACCGGGTCGGCGACACCTTCGAGGTCCCGCTGTTCGGCCAGGAGGTCGAACTCATCGCCGACGACGACGTCGACTCCGACTTCGGGACCGGCGCCGTCATGATCTGTACCTTCGGGGACAAACAGGACGTCGACTGGTGGGCCGAACACGACCTCGACCTCCGGCCGGTCTTCACCGAGGACGGCAAACTCAACGAGCTCGCCGGCGACTTCGAGGGCCTGACCATCGACGAGGCGAAAGACGAAATCGCCACCGCCCTCCAGAAATCCGGCCACCTCAACGACGAACAGCCGACCGAGCAGTCGGTCGGCCAGTGTTGGCGGTGTGACACCCCCATCGAAATCCTCTCGAAGGAACAGTGGTTCGTCGAGGTCAACCAGGAGGAAATCCTCGAGACCGCGCGGGACATCGAGTGGTTCCCGGAGCACATGTACGACCGTCTCAAGGACTGGACGGAGGGCATGGAGTGGGACTGGGTCATCTCCCGCCAGCGCGTCTTCGCGACGCCCATCCCCGCCTGGGAATGTACCGACTGTGGCCACGTCGAGACGGCCAGCCCCGAGGAGGTGCCGGTCGACCCGACGACCGACGACCCCGCGACGGGCACCTGTATCGAGTGCGGTTCCGAGTCCTGGACGGGCGAAACCGACGTGATGGACACGTGGATGGACTCCTCGATCTCCCCGATGTTCGTCGCCGGTTGGCCCGAAGAGAGCTTCGAGCCGGTCCAACTGCGCGAGCAGGGCCACGACATCATCCGAACGTGGGCCTTCTACACCATCCTCCGGACCGCCGCCGTCACCGACGAAA of the Natronomonas halophila genome contains:
- a CDS encoding non-histone chromosomal MC1 family protein, with translation MARDDDDTRNFALRDQTGNETSVFSGRTPRQAALKAARRLEPADTEQHAEHKELRLREKGTKKVHIYDGWSWEEDAPEDAPEWLEEQDTITEANVSKKGIEHLDEI
- a CDS encoding quinone-dependent dihydroorotate dehydrogenase translates to MSLYDLAKPLLFQLDAETAHRTVHELLGAVQETPLERILADYYTVVDARLRVEAFGQTFPNPVGVAAGFDKNAEIPNALAALGFGHVEIGGVTAEPQAGNPRPRMFRLPENRALINRMGFNNDGADVIGERLADTDCKVPLGVNIGKSKSAPNDEAEDDYLYTFERVREGGDYFVVNVSSPNTPGLRELQQRDRLESILETLQDAGASPLLVKLSPNLTDTAIEDALDVVDELDLDGVIATNTSTDRPANLHGEAADEEGGLSGKPIEQEATDMVRFVAERTDKPVVGVGGISDAEGAYEKIRNGASVVQLYTGLVYEGPSLARDINEGLLELLERDGFDSIEDAIGADL
- the gnd gene encoding phosphogluconate dehydrogenase (NAD(+)-dependent, decarboxylating), with product MQLGVIGLGRMGRIVVDRVLEHGHDVVAFDLDEEAVADAAEAGATPADSIEDLVERLPEEKRIWLMVPAGDAVDATLDDLDPLLDAEDVVVDGGNSHFERSVERAEALDAAYLDCGTSGGPAGAELGFSLMIGGPEWAYEAMVPVFDAVATGPQGHDHMGASGSGHYVKMVHNGVEYALMQAYGEGFELLSEGRYDLDMESIARTWNNGAVIRSWLLELCEEAFREEGNDLGDVDDHIAGGSTGTWTVQEALEQEVSVPLIYEALGERFDSRVEDGKFSRRLANRLRYGFGRHEVKRR
- a CDS encoding alpha/beta hydrolase family protein, which translates into the protein MRGQFTRRALLRLAATTGAVSVAAGAPSAATAGPVDIADEWLEREFRNYTKTQEAPAEQASDPEFMRRWQRRSSANGADYAERVADEPGWRSHANLCATWGEQCTGDPDLYRDIDARGFYGTVGERRRVAFYDREGARLSGHLWTPTETRDSGRGLPGVVITNGSVEAPEPLYWWAAQALVEAGYIVLTYDPRGQGRSDSVTPDGDPGGNADGEVFVTNQIDAIDFFRSTPADPYEPNAAFDRGDDAPVEPHNPVFEALDRDRLGIAGHSAGAIGASIVQGLQPWPTGGDNPVDAVVAWDNLGDADDVTGEDARGELYDGGQFLETVPEGGVEPRVPAMGQSGDYFLTPTPHARPPDPDGKAGGFGTWREADVPIYQLVVRGGTHYEWSRLPTFPTTSWEFGNALAEHYTVAWFDRWLKRPEEDGYHTADGRLLADDEWGNHLSFHYRSKRAFPGRDGRFYDCADIRAGCETVPTTRQR
- a CDS encoding valine--tRNA ligase, with translation MSEVPDDYDPDEAEQKWQNQWQEADVYSYDDDPERPDYIIDTPPPYPTGNLHIGNALGWCYMDFAARYHRLQGDDVLFPQGWDCHGLPTEVKVEENRDIHRTDVSREQFREWCIEHTHDQIDAMKETMHTLGFSQDWDHEYRTMDPEYWGETQRSFLEMAEDGYVYQDEHPVNWCPRCETAIADAEVENEDREGTLYYVTFDGVDNDDIEIATTRPELLSACVAMAVDPDDDRYADRVGDTFEVPLFGQEVELIADDDVDSDFGTGAVMICTFGDKQDVDWWAEHDLDLRPVFTEDGKLNELAGDFEGLTIDEAKDEIATALQKSGHLNDEQPTEQSVGQCWRCDTPIEILSKEQWFVEVNQEEILETARDIEWFPEHMYDRLKDWTEGMEWDWVISRQRVFATPIPAWECTDCGHVETASPEEVPVDPTTDDPATGTCIECGSESWTGETDVMDTWMDSSISPMFVAGWPEESFEPVQLREQGHDIIRTWAFYTILRTAAVTDEIPWEDALINGMVFGEDGNKMSKSRGNFVQPEEVVEEHSADAFRQAIALGGQPGTDIQFQWKEVTSASRFQTKLWNITKFASEHVDESTADVENPGYRDADAWILDKCARVAERAAEDMDEYRFDSALREVRDFVWHDLADDYLELVKGRLYEGRPGEKHAAQHALYTALTASLRMLSPFAPFITEEAWDHLPTDGSVHNAEWPDPPEVDPEDAERGELVADIAATVRGWKSDEGKPLNAELDRVEVYLDEAVPLDTYDLSDTVNGPVYVEEGAPSVELVPVGVDIEHSELGPVFRDQAGDVVAALEAADPAELQAELETEGHIEFEIDGETVTVEAEMFDIVEEQRAESGEEVVVLEAGDATVLVFE